One stretch of Eupeodes corollae chromosome 2, idEupCoro1.1, whole genome shotgun sequence DNA includes these proteins:
- the LOC129947784 gene encoding glycosyltransferase-like protein gnt13 produces the protein NNNNNNNNNNNNNNNNNNNNNNNNNNNNNNNNNNNNNNNNNNNNNNNNNNNNNNNNNNNNNNNNNNNNNNNNNNNNNNNNNNNNNNNNNNNNNNNNNNNNNNNNNN, from the coding sequence aataataataataataataataataataataataataataataataataataataataataataataataataataataataataataataataataataataataataataataataataataataataataataataataataataataataataataataataataataataataataataataataataataataataataataataataataataataataataataataataataataataataataataataataataataataataataataataataataataataataataataataataataataat